A portion of the Toxoplasma gondii ME49 chromosome VIIb, whole genome shotgun sequence genome contains these proteins:
- a CDS encoding diphthamide biosynthesis protein 2-related domain-containing protein (encoded by transcript TGME49_261060) → MSTGSETASGGRDPRPTEPSSSTLPPAPSSSCSSSLPPAPSSGASSDPPSSSSEEFQQLLDKAVQMYLPANYDFEVAKSLRRLNAECSRNVALQLPEGLLTWSLQLASILKFFSDTVEHVTILSDVTYGACCVDDLTAAALGCDFLIHYGHSCLVPTTHASTFRNARSSQNASGEAGQTVNGLGCLYVFVDILIDPLPLCDALKRNFSPDTRLALLGTIQYAKCTLAVKRHLEQDGYFRVPPLIPQRSPLTAGEVLGCTSPKLPEQKIRNAVSSAKGDSESPCGTASRSSGNSSKCCRDPDFSACSSSRPGDSVRREETEGTSLDVEDSAHASAGLQLMPLGREEEERIDEVIFVADGRFHLEACMIQNPTLRFLRYDPFLKRLFRESYNHALLHRNRQAAIEAARSARSVALLLSTLGRQGSVGILEGLMELLDKRELPFCVILLSEISPQKIKPLTKQIDCFVQVACPRLSIDWGSGYAAGGRPVLTPYEAHVAFGDEKYRDVYPMDYYGKDGGPWSNYNTKAGHRSGSLAPVISPEDRKAQLRARLLARQREQRHR, encoded by the exons ATGAGTACCGGCTCTGAAACAGCCTCAGGGGGGAGGGATCCCCGACCTACCGAGCCCTCCTCTTCTACTCTCCCTCCTgccccctcttcttcttgttcttcctctctcccccctGCCCCCTCCTCTGGTGCTTCCTCCGaccctccttcctcgtcttcggaGGAGTTCCAGCAGCTGCTTGATAAAGCCGTTCAGATGTACTTGCCGGCGAACTACGACTTCGAGGTGGCGAAGTCGCTGCGTCGTCTGAATGCGGAGTGCAGTCGGAACGTGGCGCTGCAGCTTCCCGAGGGCTTGCTGACTTGGTCTCTGCAGTTGGCCTCGATTCTGAAATTTTTCTCCGACACTGTGGAGCACGTGACGATTCTCAGCGACGTGACGTATGGCGCCTGCTGCGTCGACGACCTCACCGCGGCTGCGCTCGGCTGCGACTTCCTAATCCACTACGGCCACTCGTGTCTTGTCCccacgacgcatgcatcgactTTCCGCAACGCTCGCAGTTCACAGAACGCGAGTGGCGAGGCTGGACAGACAGTCAATGGCCTCGGCTGTCTCTACGTCTTTGTCGACATCCTCATCGACCCGCTTCCGCTCTGCGACGCCCTGAAAAGAAATTTCTCTCCGGACACccgcctcgctcttctgggGACCATCCAGTACGCCAAGTGCACTTTG GCTGTCAAGCGTCATCTGGAGCAAGATGGTTATTTCCGGGTCCCGCCTCTCATTCCTCAGAGGTCGCCTCTGACTGCGGGCGAAGTCTTGGGGTGTACATCTCCCAAGTTGCCTGAGCAGAAGATACGAAACGCCGTTTCTTCAGCTAAAGGCGACTCCGAGTCTCCTTGCGGCACAGCCTCGCGGTCCTCTGGCAATTCAAGCAAGTGTTGTCGAGACCCTGActtctctgcatgttcttcgtctcgccctGGAGACAGTGTgcggcgcgaggagacagaggggacCTCTTTGGACGTGGAAGAttcagcgcatgcatctgcaggTCTCCAGCTGATGCCCctggggagagaagaagaagaaagaatcGACGAAGTCATCTTTGTCGCAGACGGACGATTCCACCTGGAGGCATGCATGATCCAGAACCCCACTCTTCGCTTCCTACGCTACGACCCGTTCCTCAAG AGACTCTTTCGGGAGTCGTACAATCACGCCTTGCTCCATCGGAATCGGCAGGCGGCCATTGAGGCGGCTCGCAGCGCTCGAAGCGTCGCGCTGCTTCTCAGCACTCTGGGTCGTCAAGGCAGCGTGGGCATCCTAGAGGGTTTGATGGAGCTTCTGGATAAACGGGAGTTGCCGTTCTGTGTCATCCTTCTCAGCGAAATCAGTCCTCAAAAAATCAAACCTCTGACTAAACAGATCGACTGCTTCGTCCAG GTAGCTTGTCCACGCCTCTCTATCGACTGGGGGTCTGGATATGCAGCCGGGGGCAGGCCGGTGCTGACGCCGTACGAGGCACACGTCGCCTTCGGAGACGAAAAGTATAGAGACG TCTACCCCATGGACTACTACGGCAAAGATGGCGGCCCGTGGAGCAACTACAACACGAAAG